From Rhea pennata isolate bPtePen1 chromosome 20, bPtePen1.pri, whole genome shotgun sequence:
cccccgcggcctgCCCGGCCCTCGCCATGCCGCCCTCGGGCGTCGCCTGCCCCCTCGCCCGTGGGGACGGGGACAGCGGTGGCACTGCCACCCCCACGCCGCGTGGCCGTGCTGCCATCTAGCGACaccgggcccggccggcccgcccgcgccgcgccggcaccgTGCTGCACCCGCCGTGCCCCAGACAGATGCGCGGGGCCTGGGACAAACGCGCGGCGCATTTAGAGGGGATCTGGCCGAGGCAGATGTATGGGGTGCAGGGCGCGCGTGCAATGCACAGCAAGCAGCACGAAGGAGTGCAGCAGCCAGCACGTGTGCAACACGTGTGCAACGCCCAGCACGAACGTGCAGAGCCCAGCACACCCCCAGAAACAACGGCCAGTGCAAACACGCGCGTGCCCCACACACGCATCCTTTTGCAATgcccagcacacacacatgcagcaCCTGACGCACACAGCATGTCCAGCAAAAACAAACGCtctctgtgcacacacaccacctctgcacacacacagaacaCGTGTAATACGACATGCAATGCTCTGTGCAATCACCTGCAATGCCGAGCACACACACGTGCAATACTCAGCACATAACGTTCACTGCTCTGTGCGCGCTCCTGCAATGCCCAGCACACAATGTGCAATGCCCTGTACCTGCACGCTTATGTAATGCTCTATGCACACATGTGCAATCTTCTATGTTTGCACAGCAGTGCAGTGCTCCACACACATTCACTTGTGCGGTACTCTGATGTGCACACACCACCGGTGCAATGctccatgcacacacacactcgtGGAATGCTTTATGCATGCACATGCAACGCTGTATCTGCACTCTAGGGCGATGTTCCGTGCGCGTGCACACCTGTGCAATGCTCTGTATGTGTGCACACTCGTGCAATGCTccatgcacacacgcacacactcaTGCAATGCTCCGCACACACCCCCTCGTGCAATGCTCCATGCACAACCACCCCCTCGTGCAATGCTCCGTGCACACCCACCCCCTCGTGCAATGCTCCGTGCGCGCCCGTGCAGCCCCGTAGGGACGCACACCGGCGCAGCGCTCCACGCACAcgcgcgccccgccgcagcgcgcAGACACGCTCGCGCGGGGCTCGCcacccgccgcggcccggcacAGGCGCagagcggcggggcgggcgcaggggccgcgccccgccccgtggggccggcgggccgcgccgcgccgggccgggccgggccgtgccacgccgggccgggccgtgccaCGCCGCtccgcccggctccgcgccgcgccgcgccgctcggcGGGATGGGCCCGGGCTGGCGGGCGCCGTCGGCGGCGCTGGTGGGCGGCAGCGTGGCGCTGTtcggggcgctgcggcgggcggcgcggctcctgccgcgtcccgccgccgtgcggagccgccccggccgcgcctGGCGCTGGGGCAACCTGCTCGTCTCCTTCGCGCACTCCGTGCTCGCCGGGCTCTGGGCCCTGCTCAGGTAGCGGGGCCGCCCCcgacggcgcggcgcggccggcggccgccgcggggccgggggctcccCTGCGCTCACCCCTTCTCTGCCCCCCTCCAGCCTCTGGCACTCCCCGGAGCTGCTCTCCGACATCCAGGACGGCTACTGCGTCTCGGGGCACCTGCTGGTCTGCTTCTCCTCAGGTAAggggcccggcgcccgctccggcgcgccgcccggccgccccctcggcccgcgcggcggcgggcgagctGGGCGCCCTCCCTCCTCCCGCAGGCTACTTCATCCACGACAGCCTGGACATCGTCTTAAGCCACCAGTCGCGCTCGTCCTGGGAGTACCTGGTGCACCACGCCATGGCAAGTacggcccgcggcccccggggcagggcgggggcggCTGTGCGGGGCACGCCGGAGCCCTCGGCTCCTTCCCCCCGGCTGCCAGGCGGGCTGCGCGTCGACTGAGCTGTGGAGCGGGGGCGAGGGGGGCTGACCTTGCCGTGCTACCCACCAGGCCATCTCTGCCTTCGTCTCGCTCATCATCACGGGCCGCTTCCTGGTGGCGgcgatgctgctgctgctggtggaggtgaGCAACATCTTCCTCACCACGCGCATGCTGCTGAAGATGAGCAACGTGCCTTCCCCAGCGCTCTACGAGGTCAACAAGTACGTCAACCTGGTGATGTACTTCATCTTCCGCCTGGCGCCCCAGGCCTACCTCACCTGGTACTTCCTGCGCTACGTGGAGGTGCAGGGCCAGGGTGCCTTCCTCATGGCCAACCTCTTGCTGCTCGACGCCATGATCCTCATGTACTTCTCCCGCCTCCTGCGCTCTGACTTCTTCCCCTCCTCGCGCAAGGCCTCTGCAGGGAGAGACGTGGACGGGGAGAAGTTCCTAATAGACTGAGACGAGTGTGCCGGGGCGGGAGCCGGTCTCCAGCTCCTGGAGGCCTTGGGCCTTCCTTGCCTGCTCTGATGTGCCTTAGGGCTCGCTCCCTGGCCACGGGCCATGCCTTCACCCGCTCTGCTGCCTGGAAGCACTACCCTGCTGGACCAGCCCGACAGCCTTGCAAAGCCACGGGGACGCCACCGGAGCCAGACCGACGGGAAAGGAGCCAAAGCTGGCTTCCACGCAGGGTGCTTGAGGGCCGGGGGTGGCTGCCTTTTGCAGCTGATGGCCTGAGAGAGTTGCAAGGGAAGGGACGAGTCCCTCCTGTGTTGTTGTTGGGTGTTACGTGCATTAAATCGGTCTGTTCACTGCTGCCGCAGCATGCTTGGGCTGGCCTTTCTGTGGGGCAGAGCGGAGGCAGCGTTAAGGGGGGGGGATGAGGGGGGCTGGGGCATGGGAAAGGATGCGCCTCCCTTCCCAGAGGAGGGCCGGCAGCCCGCAGGGAAGGAGATGGCACATTTTTGCTCCTTGCATCATTCAAGAGACCCATCAGGGCAGTAGTCAGCCCATCTGCTCCCACTAGCCCCCAGCCTTGGAGAGTCCAGAGCAAGACTCCAGGCCTCCTGTGGATGGGTCCCACTGTTCTTCCGGAGATCCCTGTGTGCGCTGAGCTCCCCTGGTCCTAGGGGTGAGCAGGGGAAGGGAGCCAGACGAGGtacacagccctgctgcagtcCGTGACCTGCCTGCCCTGGCAGCGAGGGGCCTGGCTGGGCTGCCTGACTCACCCAGCAGCCACGTGAAGTGGAGCTGGCATGGGAAGGCTGCGTGAGGCCACAGGCTCTTCCTGGGAGATGGCTGCACGCTCACATCCTCCTGGAGCAGtcttccccagcacagcacagctccagccccacagGAGCATGCTGAGCCCTCtcctgcagaggcaggagctggctgcctccagcagcccctcAGGGCAacggggggagaggagggactCTGCTCCCCCACGGCAGCAGGGCCAAGCTCGCCCAGCTGGTCCCATGGAGCACCAGAGCACTGGGAAGAGAGAACATGCTGACGTGACAGCTCTGCGATCCCACCAGACTAGCATTAGCAGCCAGGCTTAGAGGGATTCctgcccagcccctgctgcagggcaggatCAGCTCCACCAGCGCTGCTGCCAACCCTGCTCAGGCGGAGACAGAGCTGCTCGATCGACATGAACTGGTGACTGTAGCGTGTCTTAGGGTGGAGGCAGAGGGGATGTGCTCTCCCCATCCGCAGAGAACTGGGGAACACCCTCAGGGCTGGTGATCCTGCCCAGAACTCCCCAGGTTATCCTGAGGACTCCCAGGCTGGCACAGGGAGAGGGGGCAGCGCTGTGGACAGCCTGGCAGCCAGAGTGGGGACATGATAGTTGGGACACTGCATGGGCAGGAACCTAGTAAGGGTTCAAACCAGCCACCTCACCCCTCCGAGCTCAGTGCCAAAGCATAGCTAAGCAAACGCACTGCTGACATCTCTAAGCAGCCCCTGAGCTAAGCTGCAGGgatcccctcctgccccagcaggTTGCAGCCTTACTGTTCGCAGCATGTCCCAGCAGCTGCCCCGCAtctttgcagctgcagtttAAGCCTCCTTACACCAAGTCCATCTGCAAACATTCCACAGTCAAACCTAGTTCCTAGTTTTCCCCTCACCCCGATTTctgctcccttccccttctcagCATGCAGTGGACATGGATCTGCCCTGACAGCCTGGCACTGCTGGAGAGGCCAGCCAAGGGAAGCAGGGTCAGGCATGACGAAGCTTCCCAGAGCAGGGAGCCCAGCTCCCCTCCTGGCTTCCAGCCAGAGCATCTCCCAGCACCGCTGGCCAGCCTGGGGCAGCTATGGGTCAGGCTGGCTGCCAGCCCCAGCACAAAAGGCAAGCgctgggaagctgcatgctaGGTGCCAGCCGCAGCCACCAGGCTAAGTTGAGGCAGGGTCAGGGCAGACTGCAAGTCATGCTGATGAGAAA
This genomic window contains:
- the TLCD1 gene encoding TLC domain-containing protein 1: MGPGWRAPSAALVGGSVALFGALRRAARLLPRPAAVRSRPGRAWRWGNLLVSFAHSVLAGLWALLSLWHSPELLSDIQDGYCVSGHLLVCFSSGYFIHDSLDIVLSHQSRSSWEYLVHHAMAISAFVSLIITGRFLVAAMLLLLVEVSNIFLTTRMLLKMSNVPSPALYEVNKYVNLVMYFIFRLAPQAYLTWYFLRYVEVQGQGAFLMANLLLLDAMILMYFSRLLRSDFFPSSRKASAGRDVDGEKFLID